The genomic window GTGGTGAACCTGTTCTTCAAGGGCCTGCACGCCTACTCGGGCCTGTAGGCGGCGCGCTGTCGCGCGCCTTCGCCCCCGTAGCCGCCCGCCCGCGCCCGCGCCCGCGCCCGCCCGCGCCCGCCCGCCCGCTCGCGCCTGCCCGCCGAGGGTGGCCGATCCGCGCCGAACGTGACCGACATGCGTCATCGGAGCGGGGTTATCGGCCACACTCGGCGATTGTGGGAGCGCTTGCAGGATGGGCGCGCGCTCATCCGCCCCCTAGCCTGATCTCTGGTCCACCTCGCTGCAAACGCTTGCAATCCGAGGGGCCGCGCTGCTAGCTTGGCCCTCGTATTGGGGTGGCACGCGGTCGTGCCCGGACAGCAGGAGTCGAAGATGACGCAGCGCTCGCGCAGATGGTTCGCAACGGTACTGACGGGAGCGTTGGCGGTCTCCGCCGTGACCGTGCTGCCCGTGGTCCCGGCAGCGGCCGAGGAACGTACCTTCGCCCTCGTCGGCAGCCTCCAGGACGAGCTCGGCTGCGCCGCCGACTGGTCGCCCGACTGCGCCGAGACCGAGCTCGCCGCGACCGACACCGCAGGTGTATACGCGGCCGAGTTCACGATCCCCGCCGGTACCTACGAGTACAAGGTCGCGGTGAACGACTCGTGGGACGAGTCCTACGGCCTGGACGGCGGCGGCGACAACATCCCGCTGACGGTCGCCGGCGACGCCGACGTGCGCGTGCTGTTCGACGACACCACCCACCGCGTGGGCCTCGAGCTGCTCGACGTGCGCGGCGCGTACGACGAGGCATCCGACGCCGCACTCGTCGCCGACCCGGTGCGCCAGGCCGGCAGCGACGAGGTCTTCTACTTCGTGATGACCGACCGGTTCGCGAACGGCGATGCCTCGAACGATCTCGGCGGACTCACGGGCGACGCGCTGGCGACCGGCTTCGACCCGACCCACAAGGGCTTCTACCAGGGCGGCGACCTCGCGGGCCTGCACTCGCAGCTCGACTACATCGAGGGCCTCGGCACGACCGCGATCTGGCTGACGCCCAGCTTCAAGAACAACCCGGTGCAGGGCGAGGGCGCGAACGCGAGCGCCGGCTACCACGGCTACTGGGTCACCGACTTCACCCAGATCGACCCGCACCTCGGCACGAACGCCGAGCTCGAGGCGCTCATCGACGACGCCCACGCGCGCGGCATCAAGGTGTACTTCGACATCATCACCAACCACACCGCCGACGTCATCGACTACGCCGAGGGCGAGTACGCGTACATCGACCAGGCCACCGAACCGTACTTCGACGCCGACGGGAACGAGATCAACCTCGCCCACTACGCGGGAGCCGACGCGCCCGCGTTCCCCGAGCTCGACGCCGAGACAAGCTTCCCGTACACGCCGGTGCTCGAGCCCGGCGAGGAGACGCTCAAGGTGCCGGCATGGCTCAACGACCCGACGTTGTACCACAACCGCGGCGACTCGACGTGGGAGGGCGAGTCGGTCACGTACGGCGACTTCGTGGGCCTCGACGACCTGATGACCGAGCACCCGACCGTCGTCGACGGCTTCGTCGACGTCTACCAGGACTGGATCGACCTCGGGATCGACGGCTTCCGCATCGACACCGCCAAGCACGTCAACTTCGAGTTCTGGGAGCAGTGGGCGACCGAGGTGCTCGACTACGCGCACGACGTCGCCGAGAAGCCCGAGTTCTTCATGTTCGGCGAGGTCTACGACGCCGACCCGGTGAAGCTCTCGCCGTACGTGCGCGACACCGACATGAACTCGGTGCTCGACTTCACCTTCCAGTCGCAGACCGTGAGCTTCGCGGCCGGCAACTCGGCGAAGAACCTGCAGGCCCTGTTCGCGGGCGACGACTACTACACGACGCCCGATTCGTCGGCGACGGCGCTGCCGACCTTCCTCGGCAACCACGACATGGGTCGCGTCGGCTACTTCCTGCAGACCACGGATGCCCCGCTCCAGCGCGACGAGCTCGCGCACGAGCTGCTCTTCCTCACCCGCGGCCAGCCCGTCGTCTACTACGGCGACGAGCAGGGCTTCGCCGGCATCGGCGGCGACCAGAGCGCACGGCAGACGCTGTTCCCGTCGCAGGTGGGCGAGTACACGGGCCAGACCCTCGTGACCGGCGAGACGTTCGGAACCGGCGAGCACACCTCGACGGATGCCCCGCTCTACGGGCATATCGCCGACCTCGCGGCCCTCCGCGCTGCGCATCCCGCGCTGTCGACCGGTGCGCAGATCGAGCGGTACGCCGACACCGGAGCGGGCGTGTACGCCTTCAGCCGGGTCGACCGCGGCGAGCAGGTCGAGTACCTCGTCGCCGCGAACAACGCGAACGCGGCGAAGACGGTCGACCTCACGACCCTCACCGCCGACGGCTCGTACGAGCTGCTGTACGGCGACACCGCCGGCGGCGCGACCACGACGCTCACGGCGGGCGCCGGCGGCGAGGCATCCGTCACCGTGCCCGCGCTCGGGACCGTCGTCTACCGCGCGACGAGCCAGGTCACGGCGCCCGACGCGGCACCGGCGATCACCGTCTCGGTGCCGACGCCGGGTGCGGGCGTCACCGGCGTCACCCCGGTCGCCGCCGACGTCGACGACGCCACCTGGCAGGAGACGAGCTTCGCGTGGCGCGTCGCGGGCGCCGGTGACGACGCCTGGCACGCCCTCGGCACCGCCGAGGACACCTCGCCGCGCGTCTTCCACGACACCGCAGGCCTCGCGAAGGGCACGCTGCTCGAGTACCGGGCCGTTTCGACGGATGCCGCGGGCCACCGCGCCGCGGCCTCGACGTACGCGTCGGTCGGCAACTCGGTGAGCCTCGTCGTGGAGGAGGAGCCCGAGCAGCCGATCGAGCTCGTGACCGTGCCCGGCAGCCACAACTCCGAGATGGGCTGCGCGGGCGACTGGGCGCCGGGCTGCGAGCAGGCGAAGCTCACGCTGCGCGCCGACGGCGTGTACGAGGGCACGTTCGACCTGCCGGCCGGTGACTACGAGTACAAGGTCGCGATCAACGGCAGCTGGACCCTGAACTACGGTGCGAACGGCGTGCAGGACGGCCCGAACCTGACCTACACGCACCCCGGCGGCCCGATCACGTTCTTCTGGGACCCGCGCTCGCACGTCATGACGTCGACCGCCGAGGGCCCGATCGTCACGGTGCCCGGATCGTTCCAGTCCGAGATCGGATGCCCCGGCGACTGGTCGCCCGACTGCCTCGCGTCGATGATGTTCGACGGTGACGGCGACGGGGTGTACACCTTCTCGACGGCCGGGATCCCCGAGGGCGCGTTCGAGGGCAAGGTCGCGCACGGCCGCTCGTGGGACGAGAACTACGGCGTCGGCGGCGTGCCCGGCGGGCCGAACTACACGTTCACCACGGGCGGCGGCGAGGTCGTGGAGTTCCGCTACACGCTCGCGACGCACGTGCTCGAGATCGTCGTGAGCAACCCGCCGCTGGCCGGCGTCGGCGAGCAGCGCGCGCACTGGATCGACGCCGAGACCCTCGCCTGGCCGCCGTCGCTGCTCGGCGACCTCGACGCGGCGGATGCCTCGTGGACGATCGAGCACGCGGCCGACGCCGGACTCGGCGTCGCGGACGGCGACGGCGGGGCCACCGAGGTCGTCGGCGGGGGCGAGCCGATCGAGCTCGAGCTCGACCCGGCGGGCCTCAGCGACGAGCAGGCCGCGCGGTTCCCCGCGCTCGCCGGGTTCCTCGCGCTCAAGCCGGTCGACCTCGACCGTGAGGCCGCGCAGGCGCTGCTGACCGAGGAGCTGGGTGTCGCGCAGCGGGCCTCGACGGGCTCGACCGCCGAGGGTGACGAGTTGACCGCCTTCACGGGCGTGCAGATCCCCGGCGTGCTCGACGACCTCTACGCCGACGCCGTGGCCGACGCCGAGCTCGGCGTCGCCTGGTCCGGCAGCGGTTCCGGTGGCGCTTCCGGTGGCGCCGAGGCGACCGCGACCGTGTGGGCGCCGACGGCGCAGCACGTGGCCCTCGAGCGTTGGGGCTCGGGGTCGACCGGCGAGCCCGAACTCGTCGACGCCGCGTTCGACGCCGAGGACGGCACCTGGGCCGTGCCCGCGGCATCCGTCTCGGCGGGCGACGAGTACCGCTGGGTCGTGACGGTGTACGCGCCGACGACCGACGCGGTCGAGGTGAACCGCGTGACCGACCCGTACTCGGTCGCGCTCACCGTGAACTCGGCGCGCACCGTCGTCGTCGACCTCGACGACGAGTCGCTGGCGCCCGCGCGGTGGGCGGACACCCCGGCACCGACGGTCGAGCGCTCGGTCGACCGTGCGATCTACGAGCTGCACGTGCGCGACTTCTCGATCAGCGACGAGACCGTGCCCGAGGCCGAGCGCGGCACCTACCGGGCGTTCACCCGGGACTCGGCCGGAACGGCGCAGCTCGCCGAGCTGGCGGATGCCGGCATCACGACCGTGCACCTGCTGCCGACCTTCGACCTCGCGACCATCGAGGAGCGACGCGACCAGCAGGCCGTCCCGCAGTGCGACCTCGCATCGTACGGCCCGGCGTCGAGCGAGCAGCAGGCGTGCATCT from Agromyces sp. LHK192 includes these protein-coding regions:
- the pulA gene encoding pullulanase-type alpha-1,6-glucosidase, which translates into the protein MTQRSRRWFATVLTGALAVSAVTVLPVVPAAAEERTFALVGSLQDELGCAADWSPDCAETELAATDTAGVYAAEFTIPAGTYEYKVAVNDSWDESYGLDGGGDNIPLTVAGDADVRVLFDDTTHRVGLELLDVRGAYDEASDAALVADPVRQAGSDEVFYFVMTDRFANGDASNDLGGLTGDALATGFDPTHKGFYQGGDLAGLHSQLDYIEGLGTTAIWLTPSFKNNPVQGEGANASAGYHGYWVTDFTQIDPHLGTNAELEALIDDAHARGIKVYFDIITNHTADVIDYAEGEYAYIDQATEPYFDADGNEINLAHYAGADAPAFPELDAETSFPYTPVLEPGEETLKVPAWLNDPTLYHNRGDSTWEGESVTYGDFVGLDDLMTEHPTVVDGFVDVYQDWIDLGIDGFRIDTAKHVNFEFWEQWATEVLDYAHDVAEKPEFFMFGEVYDADPVKLSPYVRDTDMNSVLDFTFQSQTVSFAAGNSAKNLQALFAGDDYYTTPDSSATALPTFLGNHDMGRVGYFLQTTDAPLQRDELAHELLFLTRGQPVVYYGDEQGFAGIGGDQSARQTLFPSQVGEYTGQTLVTGETFGTGEHTSTDAPLYGHIADLAALRAAHPALSTGAQIERYADTGAGVYAFSRVDRGEQVEYLVAANNANAAKTVDLTTLTADGSYELLYGDTAGGATTTLTAGAGGEASVTVPALGTVVYRATSQVTAPDAAPAITVSVPTPGAGVTGVTPVAADVDDATWQETSFAWRVAGAGDDAWHALGTAEDTSPRVFHDTAGLAKGTLLEYRAVSTDAAGHRAAASTYASVGNSVSLVVEEEPEQPIELVTVPGSHNSEMGCAGDWAPGCEQAKLTLRADGVYEGTFDLPAGDYEYKVAINGSWTLNYGANGVQDGPNLTYTHPGGPITFFWDPRSHVMTSTAEGPIVTVPGSFQSEIGCPGDWSPDCLASMMFDGDGDGVYTFSTAGIPEGAFEGKVAHGRSWDENYGVGGVPGGPNYTFTTGGGEVVEFRYTLATHVLEIVVSNPPLAGVGEQRAHWIDAETLAWPPSLLGDLDAADASWTIEHAADAGLGVADGDGGATEVVGGGEPIELELDPAGLSDEQAARFPALAGFLALKPVDLDREAAQALLTEELGVAQRASTGSTAEGDELTAFTGVQIPGVLDDLYADAVADAELGVAWSGSGSGGASGGAEATATVWAPTAQHVALERWGSGSTGEPELVDAAFDAEDGTWAVPAASVSAGDEYRWVVTVYAPTTDAVEVNRVTDPYSVALTVNSARTVVVDLDDESLAPARWADTPAPTVERSVDRAIYELHVRDFSISDETVPEAERGTYRAFTRDSAGTAQLAELADAGITTVHLLPTFDLATIEERRDQQAVPQCDLASYGPASSEQQACISAIRDADGFNWGYDPFHYQAPEGSYAVDPEGGARVSEFREMVGALHGMGLEVVLDEVYNHTAEAGQGGKSVLDRVVPGYYQRLNLAGGVETSTCCQNVATEHAVAEQLMVDSVVLWAREYKVDGFRFDLMGHHSKQNMLAIRAALDELTLEDDGVDGSKVFLYGEGWNFGEVANNALFEQATQGQLGGTGIATFSDRLRDAVHGGSPVASDTKFDQGFGTGLGTDPNAYTDGTPEEQLADLAHQTDLVKLGLAGNLRAYELTDATGAVVRGDALDYRGSPAGYADQPDEIITYVDAHDNETLYDHGVFKLPTDTSMADRVRMNTLSLATTAFAQTPSFWHAGTELLRSKSLDRNSYNSGDWFNRIDWTGQESTFGSGLPMEADNADFWDEMAPLLADPALKPQAADIAQAEASALDLLRVRSSVDLLQLGSAELIEQKVTFPGSGPDAAPGLITMLIDDTVGDDVDAELDGALVVFNASPEAITQQVDGLAGRDFALNEVQASGADEVVKGTAWDAATGTLTIPARSAAVLVDEEPPPAVATYMIAVPSKLLAKAGSSIREVGQVFATDGSRPIGTVTVTVDGAVVATERIERADRGRFDVKLPKLGRGLHWVQASFDGDPGYADTRFTPAPILLW